In the genome of Methylotenera mobilis JLW8, the window GATCAATCCCAAAGCGGTGTGAACTGGTCCGTATTCGGTCGCAGCGGTTCTAATACCGGTATTGTAGGAAACATCAATGCAAACACTCGCCTTTCAAGCAGTGGAAATGGCAACCTAGTAAGCGGTGACTTAACGGCTTCTACCGGCACCGTATTGTCTAATGCTGCAACAACCGCCTTAGGTGGACCGCTGTTTGCCATTGCACTTCAAGGCGCTAATTTCTCTACCCTACTATCTTTCTTAGAGACACAAGGCGACGTACAAGTACTATCCAGCCCACGTATTTCTTCGATTAACAATCAAAAAGCAGTGCTCAAAGTCGGTACTGATGAGTTTTTTGTAACAGGTATTTCTTCTAATACTACTGCATCAGTAGGTGCAACCACCACCGTGCCAGAAGTAATATTACAGCCATTTTTCTCGGGGATTACCTTGGATGTAACGCCGCAGATTGATAAAGATGACAATATCATTCTGCACATGCATCCTTCTATCAGCCAGGTTTCAACCGTCAATAAACAAGTAACATTAGGTGGGACCGCTGGTCAAATTAACCTACCATTAGCATCTAGCAATATTAGTGAGACCGACAGTATTGTTCGTACCCGTGACGGGCGCGTGATAGTGATTGGCGGTTTGATGACAGAAAGCGCATCAAGCACTAAATCTAAAGTACCTGGCTTGGGTGATGTCAAAGGCGTAGGCGCAGCTTTCCGCCAACAGAGCGCTAGCAAAACAAAAACTGAACTGGTCATTTTGCTAAAAGCATCTGTTGTTCAAGGCCAAGAGAGCTGGTCAAACGACATGTTATCAAGTAAGCAGCGTATCGAAGATATGCGCAGGCAAGACACGGGCGCCGAAGGTCAATAACCCATGTATCTGCAACACTTCGGGCTTAATGAATTTCCTTTTAGCATTACACCAGATACGAGTTATTACTTTGCATCTGCTAGCTATCAAGATGCACTAAACACAGTCATATTCGCAGTAACCACCGGTGAGGGATTTATTAAAATCACCGGTGAAGTTGGCACAGGAAAAACCCTGCTATGCCGCAAGCTCATGTCCAGCTTAGATCAGAGTTATAAAATTGCATACGTACCCAACCCATATCTAGAGCCGCAATCTCTTTTAATGGTATTGGCTGAAGAGTTAAACATTAATTTACCCACTGATACGCAGATAACGCAACACGTGATACTCAATGCGTTGACCCATGCTCTGTTAAACTTTGCGCGAGACAACATTAAAGTAGTGGTCTGCCTTGATGAAGTACAGGCTATGCCTATAGAAACATTAGAGGCACTACGTTTACTCAGCAACCTTGAGACTGAGAAAAGAAAGTTACTGCAAGTTGTCATCTTTGGGCAACCAGAACTGGAAGATAAACTCAACCATGCATCCATCCGTCAACTGAAGCAAAGAATTACTTTTTCTTATCAGCTTGACCTGTTAAACCGTGATGAAATGGCCTACTATCTGAATCACCGCCTCACGATTGCCGGTTACAAAGGCAGCCGTATGTTTAGCCATACTGCTTTATATTTAATGTATCATTACTCAAAAGGCGTGCCTAGGCTTATTAACATATTGGCACATAAAGCTTTATTGGCCACCTATGGTAAAGGCAAGCATCAAGTAGGCATGCGCGAAGTATTGGCAGCTGCGTCTGACACAGAGTCAGTTGGTACAAAATGGCAATACTTAGGGTCAAAAAGCTTATCCTTAACTATGCTGCTTGGCGCGTTCGGCTTAATCCTGTTTATTTTCATTAACAATCTTAAGCCATATTAAATCTCAATAAAAAAGACAATCGATGAGTTTAATCAATCAAATGCTGAAAGACCTTGAACAACGTGGCGCAACATCCACAGAGGTTCAACAATCTTCCATCACGCCGCAATTTGGCGCATATACCAAAAGAAAAGGCAGCAAATCCATTTATATTATTGGTGCTAGCCTGACTATCATTGCATTTGGCTACACAGTACTTTCAACCCCTTTGC includes:
- a CDS encoding ExeA family protein, which gives rise to MYLQHFGLNEFPFSITPDTSYYFASASYQDALNTVIFAVTTGEGFIKITGEVGTGKTLLCRKLMSSLDQSYKIAYVPNPYLEPQSLLMVLAEELNINLPTDTQITQHVILNALTHALLNFARDNIKVVVCLDEVQAMPIETLEALRLLSNLETEKRKLLQVVIFGQPELEDKLNHASIRQLKQRITFSYQLDLLNRDEMAYYLNHRLTIAGYKGSRMFSHTALYLMYHYSKGVPRLINILAHKALLATYGKGKHQVGMREVLAAASDTESVGTKWQYLGSKSLSLTMLLGAFGLILFIFINNLKPY